The Brenneria rubrifaciens genome has a window encoding:
- the sctT gene encoding type III secretion system export apparatus subunit SctT, which produces MISTIQHVYDFIIAITLGIARIYPCFILVPAFSLNVLKGMLRNSVVISLTLLQAPVIQQQLLLRPLTWPILPGLLLKEAIVGLIIALILAMPFWLFESVGALFDNQRGALMGGQLNPALGADSTPLGHLIKQLIILLLIISLGITGLTQLIWDSYRLWPALDWLPAPGEIGFEIYLKLLADTFTNLVVYAGPLVALLLLLEFSISLLSLYSPQLQVFVLSMPAKCLVGMAFFIVYLPVLHYLVEQKILALPDLKHLFPLIFRQSAH; this is translated from the coding sequence ATGATCTCCACCATTCAGCATGTTTATGACTTTATTATTGCCATCACGCTGGGGATCGCGCGCATTTATCCCTGTTTTATTCTGGTGCCGGCGTTTTCGCTCAATGTGCTTAAAGGCATGCTGCGCAATTCGGTGGTCATCTCCCTGACGCTATTGCAAGCGCCGGTTATCCAGCAGCAGTTGCTGTTAAGGCCGCTCACATGGCCGATACTGCCGGGGCTTTTGCTAAAGGAGGCCATCGTCGGGCTAATCATCGCCCTGATACTGGCAATGCCGTTCTGGTTGTTTGAATCGGTGGGCGCGCTGTTCGACAACCAGCGTGGCGCGCTGATGGGCGGCCAGCTCAACCCGGCGTTGGGGGCGGACAGTACGCCGCTTGGCCATCTGATTAAGCAACTGATTATCCTGTTGCTGATCATTAGCCTCGGGATTACCGGGCTGACGCAACTGATATGGGACAGTTACCGCCTGTGGCCCGCACTCGACTGGCTTCCCGCGCCTGGCGAAATCGGATTTGAAATTTACCTGAAATTGCTGGCCGACACCTTCACCAACCTGGTGGTCTATGCCGGCCCGCTGGTCGCACTGCTACTGCTGCTGGAGTTCAGTATTTCCCTGCTCAGTCTCTACAGCCCGCAATTGCAGGTGTTCGTGTTATCTATGCCGGCCAAATGTCTGGTCGGTATGGCGTTTTTTATCGTCTACCTGCCGGTTCTGCACTATCTGGTCGAGCAAAAAATACTGGCGCTGCCTGATTTGAAACACCTCTTTCCGCTCATTTTTCGCCAGTCAGCTCACTAA
- the sctS gene encoding type III secretion system export apparatus subunit SctS, with protein sequence MEIITLFRQGMVMVVLLSAPPLLVAVIVGVLISLLQAVMQLQDQTLPFAVKLISVGLALALSGRWIGVELMQLAISAFNMIQHTGV encoded by the coding sequence ATGGAGATAATCACGCTTTTCCGACAGGGCATGGTGATGGTGGTGTTGCTTTCCGCCCCGCCGCTGCTGGTCGCCGTAATTGTCGGCGTTTTAATCTCGCTATTGCAGGCCGTCATGCAATTGCAGGATCAAACGCTGCCGTTCGCCGTCAAGTTGATTTCCGTCGGGCTGGCGCTGGCGCTCTCCGGCCGCTGGATTGGCGTCGAACTGATGCAGTTGGCGATCTCCGCTTTTAACATGATTCAACATACCGGGGTCTGA
- the sctR gene encoding type III secretion system export apparatus subunit SctR has product MTSGGFDPLMFALFLGALSLIPLMMIVCTCFLKISIVLLITRNAIGVQQVPPNMALYGIALAATIFVMAPVFQDMSTRVKENPLDMTDITGLQESAAYALTPLQTFMSRNTDPDILTHLHENSLRMWPASMSDKVNTQNLLLVIPAFVLSELQAGFKIGFLIYIPFIVIDLIVSNVLLALGMQMVAPMTLSLPLKLLLFVLINGWTRLLDGLFYSYL; this is encoded by the coding sequence ATGACATCGGGAGGATTCGATCCGTTGATGTTCGCGCTGTTTTTAGGCGCGTTATCGTTGATCCCGCTCATGATGATTGTCTGCACCTGTTTCCTGAAGATTTCCATCGTGCTGCTAATCACACGCAACGCCATCGGCGTGCAACAGGTGCCGCCCAATATGGCGCTGTATGGGATTGCCCTCGCCGCCACCATTTTCGTCATGGCCCCGGTGTTTCAAGACATGTCAACCCGCGTTAAGGAAAATCCGCTGGATATGACCGATATTACGGGGCTACAGGAAAGCGCCGCCTATGCGCTCACGCCCCTGCAAACGTTTATGTCGCGCAACACCGACCCGGATATTCTTACCCATTTGCACGAAAACAGCCTGCGCATGTGGCCTGCTTCCATGTCGGATAAGGTCAATACGCAAAACTTGCTGCTGGTGATCCCAGCCTTCGTGCTATCCGAACTGCAAGCGGGGTTCAAAATAGGGTTTCTGATCTACATCCCGTTTATTGTCATCGATCTGATCGTCTCGAATGTCCTGTTGGCGCTGGGGATGCAAATGGTCGCCCCAATGACGCTTTCCCTGCCGCTCAAGCTGCTGCTGTTCGTGCTGATTAACGGCTGGACGCGTCTGCTGGACGGCCTTTTCTACAGTTATTTGTGA